In a single window of the bacterium BMS3Abin14 genome:
- the epsF_2 gene encoding type II secretion system protein F — translation MTVFKWEARTRQGDVKKGEMKAQTADAVNTALRRQGLNPSKVKAKPKEIKINIPGFGEKIKDRDVVIFTRQFATMIDAGLPLVQCLEILSEQSSNKTMGKALETIKGDVEGGASFAEALSKHPKIFDDLYVNMVEAGETGGILDTILSRLAAYMEKAIGLKKKIKSAMVYPLVTASVAVVVVAVLMIFVIPKFADMFTGMGGELPYLTKIVIGMSHFAASWNMLILVALVIVGGIILQRYYKTEEGMHRVDGLMLRAPIFGPLTRKAAVAKFTRTLGTMLSSGVPLLDALDICARTSGNKVVERAVFRTRESISEGKTIAEPLEETNVFPPMVVQMISVGEATGALDSMLGKIADFYDDEVDTAVGTLTSLLEPLMMVFLGGVVGFVVIAMYLPIFKMAALG, via the coding sequence ATGACTGTTTTCAAGTGGGAAGCCCGAACCAGACAGGGTGACGTAAAAAAAGGGGAGATGAAGGCTCAGACTGCCGATGCCGTCAACACCGCCCTCCGAAGGCAGGGGCTTAACCCCTCCAAGGTTAAGGCCAAACCAAAGGAGATCAAGATCAACATCCCTGGCTTTGGGGAGAAGATCAAGGATAGAGACGTCGTTATTTTCACCCGCCAGTTCGCCACCATGATCGATGCCGGGCTTCCTCTTGTCCAGTGTCTCGAGATCCTCTCGGAACAGTCCAGCAACAAGACCATGGGCAAGGCGCTGGAAACGATCAAGGGCGATGTCGAGGGCGGAGCCTCTTTTGCGGAGGCTCTTTCCAAGCACCCAAAGATCTTTGATGATCTCTACGTGAACATGGTGGAAGCCGGGGAAACTGGAGGTATCCTCGACACCATTCTGTCGCGTTTGGCCGCCTACATGGAGAAAGCCATCGGGCTGAAGAAGAAGATTAAATCGGCCATGGTCTATCCCCTTGTCACGGCCAGTGTCGCGGTGGTGGTCGTGGCAGTGCTGATGATCTTCGTAATCCCCAAATTTGCCGACATGTTCACCGGGATGGGGGGAGAGTTGCCGTATCTTACCAAGATCGTGATCGGCATGAGCCACTTCGCAGCGAGCTGGAATATGCTGATCCTGGTCGCCCTGGTCATAGTGGGCGGAATTATCCTGCAAAGGTACTATAAAACCGAGGAAGGGATGCACCGGGTCGACGGCCTGATGCTCAGAGCGCCCATCTTCGGACCCCTCACCAGGAAGGCCGCCGTCGCCAAGTTCACCCGGACGCTGGGAACAATGCTCTCCTCCGGGGTGCCTCTGCTGGACGCCCTCGACATCTGTGCCAGGACCTCGGGGAACAAAGTCGTCGAGAGGGCCGTTTTCAGGACCCGTGAGAGCATCAGCGAGGGCAAGACCATCGCGGAACCCCTGGAAGAAACCAACGTTTTTCCGCCCATGGTGGTCCAGATGATCAGCGTGGGAGAGGCCACGGGAGCCCTTGACAGCATGCTGGGCAAGATAGCTGATTTCTATGATGACGAGGTTGACACTGCGGTGGGAACCCTGACCTCTCTACTGGAGCCCCTGATGATGGTCTTTCTCGGAGGGGTTGTGGGGTTCGTGGTCATCGCGATGTATCTTCCCATCTTCAAAATGGCCGCCCTGGGGTAA
- the pilT_2 gene encoding twitching mobility protein, with amino-acid sequence MEQMKQDGDPGEVNAQEIPGIHQMLKFMVENTASDLHITPGTPPQFRIDGALRPLNVPTLSPTDTKNIAYSLLTDAQKHSFEENKELDFSFGVKGLSRFRANVFQTRGSVGLAVRTIPFEIRTFESLGLPKVVEDLTKKPKGLILVTGPTGSGKSTTLAAIIDRINSSRHEHIITIEDPIEFLHSHKSCVVNQREVGADTESFKRALKYILRQDPDIVLIGEMRDLETIEAALTVAETGHLVFGTIHTNSCVQTINRILDVFSPYQQPQIRAQLSFVLEGVLSQTLIPKKNGGRVLGLEIMVPNTAIRNLIREDKIHQIYSSMQVGQTKFGMQTMNQSLLDLYQRGTIALDEVLGRTAHPEEMRQMLSQAGANLGA; translated from the coding sequence ATGGAGCAGATGAAGCAGGACGGCGATCCCGGGGAGGTTAATGCTCAGGAGATTCCGGGCATCCATCAGATGCTGAAATTCATGGTGGAAAACACCGCAAGCGATCTTCACATTACTCCCGGTACCCCGCCGCAGTTCCGGATAGATGGAGCTCTGCGGCCCCTCAACGTGCCCACCCTTTCTCCGACGGATACAAAAAATATCGCCTACAGCCTGCTCACCGATGCTCAGAAGCACTCCTTCGAGGAGAACAAGGAACTTGACTTCTCCTTCGGGGTCAAGGGCCTGTCGAGGTTCAGGGCCAACGTGTTCCAGACGCGGGGGTCGGTGGGGCTTGCCGTCAGGACCATCCCGTTTGAGATCAGGACCTTCGAATCTCTCGGGCTCCCCAAGGTTGTGGAGGATCTGACCAAAAAGCCGAAGGGCCTGATCCTTGTCACAGGGCCTACCGGGAGTGGAAAGTCCACCACCCTCGCTGCCATTATCGACCGGATCAACTCATCCCGCCACGAGCATATTATTACCATTGAGGACCCCATCGAATTTCTACATTCCCACAAAAGCTGTGTGGTAAACCAGCGGGAGGTGGGAGCGGACACGGAGTCTTTCAAAAGGGCCCTGAAATACATCCTGCGGCAGGACCCGGACATTGTTCTCATCGGTGAAATGAGGGACCTCGAAACCATTGAGGCGGCTCTGACAGTCGCCGAAACCGGCCACCTGGTCTTCGGCACCATTCACACCAACAGCTGTGTCCAGACGATTAACCGGATCCTCGACGTGTTCTCCCCGTACCAACAGCCACAGATCCGGGCCCAGCTGTCTTTTGTCCTCGAGGGGGTTCTCTCCCAGACCCTCATCCCGAAAAAGAACGGCGGCCGGGTGCTGGGGCTGGAGATCATGGTTCCCAACACCGCCATAAGGAACCTTATCCGCGAGGACAAGATCCATCAGATCTACTCGAGCATGCAGGTTGGGCAAACCAAATTCGGGATGCAGACCATGAATCAGTCTCTCCTGGATCTGTATCAAAGGGGCACCATTGCCCTGGACGAGGTCCTGGGGCGTACTGCCCATCCTGAAGAGATGCGCCAGATGCTCTCTCAGGCCGGGGCAAACCTGGGAGCGTAG
- the xpsE_2 gene encoding type II secretion system protein E, translating into MSAARLGEMLVRAKLIDEEQLKQALEEQSKSGGRLGYNLAKLDILSEADVVGFLSKQYGVPSINLAEFEIESSILKLIPGKTAKKYQLIPISRTGGTLTLAMADPTNVFALDDIKFMTGYNVEPVVASETAIEDAIMKYYESGGFGTGKAQIDSTDFNLDEDMDYSGFEGEMEAGPLLDVEEFDSLVKGAVDEVEVIEDDPIDALMGEVDAPIVKLVNGFLIRAYKMKVSDVHVEPYEKVMRIRYRLDGVCKTMMNLPLKIRNAVISRIKIMSKLDIAERRLPQDGRIKMKLGRRAEVDFRVSVLPTLFGEKIVLRLLDKANLQLDMTKLGFEEGSLANFKKVIHKPFGMVLVTGPTGSGKTTTLYSALAELNTDDVNIMTAEDPVEFNLMGINQVQMHDEIGLNFAAALRSFLRQDPDIILVGEIRDYETAEIGIKAALTGHMVLSTLHTNDAPSTINRLLNMGVEPFLVASAVIMVVAQRLARRVCESCKQVVEVPDKALIDIGFSPEESRGITCYKGDGCTTCGGTGYKGRVALYEVMTVDDEIKDVILRGGTTFEIKDAAIRSGMLTLRKSGLTKIKEGVTTIEEVLRVTFGD; encoded by the coding sequence ATGTCTGCAGCCAGGCTGGGAGAGATGCTCGTAAGGGCCAAATTGATCGATGAGGAGCAGCTTAAACAGGCCCTCGAGGAGCAGAGTAAATCCGGCGGCAGGCTCGGCTACAACCTCGCCAAACTCGACATCCTGAGCGAAGCCGATGTTGTAGGCTTTCTGAGCAAGCAGTACGGGGTGCCTTCCATTAATCTTGCCGAATTCGAGATCGAGTCCAGCATCCTCAAGCTCATCCCCGGTAAGACGGCCAAAAAATACCAGTTGATCCCAATCAGCCGCACCGGCGGGACCCTTACCCTCGCCATGGCCGATCCGACCAACGTCTTTGCCCTCGATGATATCAAATTCATGACCGGCTACAACGTCGAACCGGTGGTTGCATCCGAGACGGCCATCGAGGATGCAATAATGAAGTACTACGAATCGGGCGGATTCGGGACCGGGAAGGCCCAGATCGACTCGACGGATTTCAACCTTGATGAAGATATGGACTACAGCGGGTTCGAGGGAGAGATGGAGGCCGGCCCCCTTCTTGATGTTGAAGAGTTCGACAGCCTTGTGAAGGGCGCTGTTGACGAGGTGGAGGTTATTGAGGATGATCCCATCGACGCGCTGATGGGTGAGGTGGATGCTCCTATCGTCAAACTGGTAAACGGTTTTCTGATCAGGGCCTACAAGATGAAGGTCAGCGATGTCCATGTCGAACCCTATGAAAAAGTCATGAGAATCCGTTACAGGCTCGACGGCGTATGCAAGACCATGATGAACCTGCCGTTGAAGATTCGCAACGCGGTTATTTCCAGAATAAAAATCATGTCGAAACTGGATATCGCGGAGAGACGGCTGCCTCAGGACGGCCGGATCAAGATGAAGCTTGGACGCCGAGCCGAGGTCGACTTCAGGGTCTCCGTTCTTCCCACCCTTTTCGGGGAAAAGATTGTCCTCCGCCTGCTGGACAAGGCCAACCTTCAGCTTGACATGACCAAGCTTGGTTTCGAGGAAGGATCCCTTGCCAACTTCAAGAAGGTCATCCATAAACCGTTCGGGATGGTCCTGGTCACCGGCCCTACCGGCAGCGGCAAAACCACCACGCTGTATTCGGCTTTGGCTGAACTTAATACCGACGACGTGAACATCATGACGGCCGAGGACCCCGTCGAGTTCAACCTCATGGGGATCAACCAGGTTCAGATGCATGACGAAATCGGCCTGAATTTCGCTGCCGCCCTCCGCTCTTTCCTCCGGCAGGACCCGGACATCATTCTCGTGGGCGAGATCAGGGATTACGAGACCGCCGAGATAGGAATCAAGGCGGCTCTTACCGGCCATATGGTTCTGTCGACCCTTCACACAAACGACGCCCCGTCTACGATCAACAGGCTCCTTAACATGGGCGTCGAGCCGTTCCTGGTGGCCTCGGCCGTTATCATGGTGGTGGCGCAGAGACTTGCCCGCCGCGTCTGCGAGTCCTGCAAACAGGTAGTTGAGGTGCCGGATAAAGCGCTCATTGACATAGGCTTCTCACCGGAGGAGTCCAGGGGGATTACCTGCTATAAGGGCGATGGGTGTACGACCTGTGGCGGGACGGGATATAAAGGGAGGGTCGCCCTCTACGAGGTAATGACTGTGGACGACGAGATAAAGGATGTTATCCTGAGGGGCGGAACGACCTTCGAGATCAAGGACGCGGCGATTCGTTCCGGCATGTTGACCCTCAGGAAGAGCGGACTTACCAAGATCAAGGAAGGGGTCACCACCATAGAGGAGGTACTCAGGGTGACCTTTGGAGATTAG
- the csd gene encoding putative cysteine desulfurase, translated as MKKRTIYLNNAATTWPKPGCVVDALLRATRELAGTPGRAVTRDLECERAIFRAREAAARFIGASDSSRVIFTPNATAALNLAITGLLKKGDHVVTTSMDHNSVARPLRRAEEEKGVEVQRFDLSPAGTMKAEGVVKMITSHTRLVVLTEASNVTGSIQPVGDIAGAVRAMGGDRPLILVDAAQSAGVLPMNVEKDGVDLLAVPGHKSLYGPQGTGFLYIAPGVSLTPLLEGGTGGHSGQERQPESLPDRFESGTPNTPGIVALGEALKFLAERGLEEIRAEEIRLMDILTDGISGIRGVELFGPRDPRERVGVLSFNVEGMDPAEVGTFLETTRGIILRVGLHCSPHSHRTIGTFPEGTVRISPGIFNTDEEIIELIQGVKDLQRARGIL; from the coding sequence TTGAAAAAACGTACGATCTATCTTAACAACGCTGCGACGACGTGGCCCAAACCCGGGTGCGTCGTGGATGCCCTGCTCCGTGCCACCAGGGAGCTTGCGGGGACCCCCGGCAGGGCTGTTACCAGGGACCTGGAGTGCGAGAGGGCGATATTCCGCGCACGGGAGGCGGCGGCACGGTTCATCGGCGCGTCGGACAGTTCCCGGGTGATCTTCACCCCTAACGCCACAGCGGCGCTGAACCTCGCCATCACCGGTCTTCTCAAAAAGGGGGACCATGTTGTAACCACATCCATGGACCATAATTCCGTGGCCCGGCCTTTGAGACGGGCGGAGGAAGAAAAAGGTGTCGAGGTTCAGCGTTTCGATCTATCCCCCGCAGGAACCATGAAAGCGGAGGGGGTCGTGAAAATGATAACCTCGCATACGCGTCTTGTCGTTCTTACGGAGGCCTCCAACGTCACCGGAAGTATCCAACCTGTCGGAGATATCGCCGGGGCGGTCAGGGCCATGGGAGGGGATCGCCCTCTCATCCTGGTTGACGCGGCCCAATCTGCCGGCGTTTTGCCCATGAACGTGGAGAAAGATGGTGTCGATCTTCTCGCTGTCCCGGGGCACAAGTCCCTGTACGGCCCTCAGGGAACAGGTTTTCTGTACATTGCCCCCGGGGTTTCCCTGACCCCTCTCCTGGAGGGAGGCACCGGGGGGCATTCCGGGCAGGAACGCCAACCGGAATCGCTCCCTGACAGGTTCGAGAGCGGAACGCCGAATACTCCCGGCATCGTTGCCCTCGGTGAGGCGCTGAAATTTCTGGCGGAAAGGGGATTGGAGGAAATACGAGCGGAGGAGATCAGGCTCATGGATATCCTGACGGACGGTATCTCCGGCATCAGGGGTGTTGAGTTGTTCGGTCCTCGCGACCCCAGGGAGCGGGTGGGTGTCCTCTCCTTTAATGTGGAGGGGATGGACCCTGCCGAGGTCGGCACCTTTCTGGAAACGACGAGGGGTATTATTCTACGGGTCGGGCTTCACTGCTCACCACATTCCCACCGGACCATTGGAACTTTCCCGGAGGGCACCGTCAGGATCAGCCCCGGGATATTTAATACCGATGAGGAGATTATTGAACTGATCCAGGGGGTTAAAGATCTCCAGAGGGCCAGGGGAATTCTATGA
- the ribF gene encoding riboflavin biosynthesis protein RibF, with product MGGLRRFDGLQSIASRTPGCVAAIGNFDGVHVGHQDVFSAAIGRSLDMGRPCMVVTFDVHPALHLRPGEAPGVIMTLKDRLTIIAGMGVNEALVLPFDRDLASRSPEDFSREVLVKGLGARQVVAGEGWRFGRDRSGDMDRLAELGRDLGFGVTKVPAAAYGGLPVSSTRIRGALDRGDVNLARNLLGRPHFVRGSVARGEGRGRELGYPTVNLECGDLLLPSRGVYAGGFSFEGHVGPAAVNIGRRPTFGSGPTTIEAHLSGMEENLYGKEITVFFLARLRDEHPFPDRETLKAQIGRDVERSKQSFSPSAARGIPL from the coding sequence ATGGGTGGGTTGAGAAGGTTCGACGGCCTGCAGTCAATCGCGAGCCGAACGCCGGGTTGCGTGGCGGCCATTGGCAATTTCGATGGGGTTCACGTTGGGCATCAGGATGTTTTTTCGGCCGCCATCGGCAGGTCCCTCGATATGGGCCGGCCCTGCATGGTGGTCACGTTCGATGTCCATCCCGCATTGCATCTGAGGCCCGGGGAGGCTCCAGGCGTCATCATGACCCTGAAGGATCGCCTGACAATTATCGCCGGGATGGGGGTGAATGAGGCTCTGGTCCTCCCCTTTGACAGAGATCTCGCCTCCCGCTCCCCTGAGGATTTCTCCAGAGAGGTTCTGGTTAAAGGCCTTGGCGCCAGGCAGGTCGTGGCAGGGGAAGGGTGGCGCTTCGGGAGGGACAGATCCGGCGATATGGACCGGCTCGCTGAACTGGGAAGAGATCTGGGGTTCGGGGTGACTAAAGTCCCGGCTGCCGCCTATGGCGGCCTGCCTGTAAGCAGCACGAGGATACGGGGAGCGCTGGACAGGGGGGACGTGAATCTGGCCCGGAACCTTCTCGGCAGGCCCCACTTCGTCCGCGGATCGGTGGCCAGGGGGGAGGGGAGAGGGCGCGAACTGGGATATCCCACCGTCAACCTGGAATGCGGGGATCTGCTTCTCCCCTCCAGAGGCGTTTACGCGGGTGGATTTTCCTTCGAAGGTCATGTTGGTCCCGCCGCCGTCAATATCGGAAGGCGCCCAACCTTCGGATCAGGGCCGACCACAATCGAGGCCCACCTGTCCGGAATGGAAGAGAACCTCTATGGGAAGGAGATAACCGTCTTTTTTCTGGCGAGGCTCAGGGATGAGCACCCCTTTCCCGACCGGGAAACGCTCAAGGCCCAGATCGGGAGGGACGTCGAGCGATCGAAACAGTCCTTTTCCCCATCTGCCGCACGGGGTATCCCCCTGTGA
- the aroE gene encoding shikimate dehydrogenase, with protein MTEGIQRGEFGLIGYPVEHSLSPAIFQGAFREAGIEARYTVLPVSPSRLKKTVSALFARPVGGINVTVPHKTAIIPLLDGLETSALDVGAVNTVAVHGGISTGYNTDLTGFENSLTSLGVPELSGRSVLVLGAGGAARAVVVSVARSGAARILIANRTRSRAVELTRSLAPRFPGVRLIPIPSDADNLARYLAGISLCVQATSLGLRPEDPLPMDPSLIPAGCYVYDLVYGPDDTAFVRKAAMLGLTASDGREMLLRQAAGAFEIWFGREAPVAAMRESLDRAIRSGASGCSGGVPGA; from the coding sequence GTGACCGAAGGAATCCAAAGAGGTGAATTCGGGCTCATCGGGTATCCGGTGGAGCACTCCCTCTCCCCGGCCATTTTTCAGGGCGCTTTCCGCGAGGCCGGGATCGAGGCCCGCTATACCGTTCTTCCCGTTTCCCCATCCCGGCTGAAAAAAACCGTCTCGGCCCTTTTTGCCCGCCCCGTGGGAGGAATCAATGTAACGGTGCCCCATAAGACTGCCATTATCCCACTTCTCGATGGTCTGGAGACCTCCGCGCTCGATGTCGGCGCCGTTAACACGGTTGCCGTCCATGGGGGTATTTCCACAGGATACAATACCGATCTTACGGGATTCGAAAACAGCCTCACCTCGCTGGGTGTGCCCGAGCTTTCGGGCCGTTCCGTCCTTGTGCTGGGGGCCGGCGGGGCGGCAAGGGCTGTCGTGGTGTCCGTGGCGCGTTCAGGGGCAGCACGCATACTTATAGCCAACAGAACCCGTAGCAGGGCTGTCGAGCTCACCCGGTCGCTTGCCCCCCGTTTTCCAGGGGTCAGGCTCATTCCCATCCCCTCTGATGCTGATAACCTGGCCCGTTACCTGGCCGGCATTTCCCTTTGCGTTCAGGCAACCTCGCTGGGCCTTCGTCCTGAAGACCCCCTGCCCATGGACCCGTCTCTCATCCCCGCCGGCTGTTATGTGTACGATCTCGTCTACGGCCCCGACGATACTGCCTTCGTCCGCAAGGCGGCGATGCTTGGGTTGACTGCATCCGACGGCAGGGAGATGCTTTTGCGGCAGGCCGCCGGCGCCTTTGAAATATGGTTCGGGCGGGAGGCGCCCGTCGCGGCCATGAGAGAGTCTCTGGATCGGGCCATCCGAAGCGGGGCCAGTGGGTGTTCAGGAGGCGTGCCGGGCGCTTGA